The Streptomyces phaeolivaceus genome has a window encoding:
- a CDS encoding aspartate-semialdehyde dehydrogenase: MRVGIVGATGQVGTVMRRILKDRDFPTRELRLFASARSAGSVIDGVTVEDAATADYSGLDIVLFSAGGATSKALAEKVASQGAVVIDNSSAWRRDPEVPLVVSEVNPHAIADRPKGIIANPNCTTMAAMPVLRPLHDEAGLEALVVATYQAVSGSGLAGVAELHGQVQKVAGDAEKLTHDGSAVDFPEPGVYQRPIAFNVIPLAGSIVDDGLHETDEEQKLRHESRKILEIPGLKVSGTCVRVPVFSGHSLQINARFARPIPVERATELLGGAPGVALSDIPTPLQAAGQDPSFVGRIRADETVEHGLALFVSNDNLRKGAALNAVQIAELVAAELNEK; this comes from the coding sequence GTGAGGGTCGGAATCGTCGGAGCCACCGGTCAGGTCGGCACGGTCATGCGCAGGATCCTCAAGGACCGTGACTTCCCGACGCGCGAGCTGCGTCTGTTCGCGTCCGCCCGTTCCGCCGGTTCGGTCATCGACGGGGTGACGGTCGAGGACGCGGCGACGGCCGACTACTCCGGCCTCGACATCGTGCTGTTCTCGGCGGGCGGCGCGACCTCGAAGGCGCTGGCCGAGAAGGTGGCGTCGCAGGGCGCGGTCGTGATCGACAACTCCTCCGCCTGGCGCCGCGACCCCGAGGTGCCCCTCGTGGTGTCCGAGGTGAACCCGCACGCGATCGCCGACCGCCCCAAGGGCATCATCGCCAACCCGAACTGCACGACGATGGCCGCGATGCCGGTGCTGCGTCCGCTGCACGACGAGGCGGGCCTCGAAGCGCTGGTCGTCGCCACCTACCAGGCGGTCTCCGGCTCCGGTCTCGCGGGCGTCGCGGAGCTGCACGGCCAGGTCCAGAAGGTCGCGGGCGACGCGGAGAAGCTGACGCACGACGGTTCGGCGGTCGACTTCCCCGAGCCCGGTGTCTACCAGCGGCCCATCGCCTTCAACGTCATCCCGCTCGCCGGTTCGATCGTCGACGACGGTCTGCACGAGACGGACGAGGAGCAGAAGCTCCGCCACGAGTCCCGCAAGATCCTGGAGATCCCCGGCCTCAAGGTCTCCGGCACCTGTGTCCGCGTCCCGGTCTTCTCCGGGCACTCCCTCCAGATCAACGCCCGCTTCGCCCGGCCGATCCCGGTGGAGCGCGCGACGGAACTGCTCGGCGGCGCGCCCGGTGTGGCCCTCTCCGACATCCCGACCCCCCTCCAGGCCGCCGGCCAGGACCCGTCCTTCGTGGGCCGTATCCGCGCCGACGAGACGGTCGAACACGGCCTCGCCCTCTTCGTCTCCAACGACAACCTCCGCAAGGGCGCCGCGCTGAACGCGGTCCAGATCGCGGAGCTGGTGGCGGCGGAGCTGAACGAGAAGTAG
- a CDS encoding type II toxin-antitoxin system PemK/MazF family toxin produces the protein MSGPSRSACALRTAACGLRKDSKAQCEQIQVLDLSRFGHRIGVVPPHVLKEIDRALRQQLAL, from the coding sequence GTGTCTGGCCCTTCCAGGTCCGCCTGCGCGCTGCGGACTGCGGCCTGCGGCCTGCGGAAAGACTCCAAGGCGCAGTGCGAGCAGATTCAGGTGCTGGACCTCTCACGGTTCGGCCATCGGATCGGCGTCGTACCGCCGCACGTGCTCAAGGAGATCGACCGGGCCCTGCGGCAGCAACTGGCCCTCTGA
- the pepN gene encoding aminopeptidase N: MPGTNLTRDEAQQRAALLSVDSYEIDLDLSGAQEGGTYRSVTTVRFDVAETGAASFIDLVAPAVHEVTLNGDALDPAEVFADSRIALPGLLQGRNILRVVADAAYTNTGEGLHRFVDPVDDQAYLYTQFEVPDARRVFASFEQPDLKATFQFTVKAPSGWTVISNSPTPEPKDDVWVFEPTPRISTYITALVVGPYHSVHSVYEKDGQSVPLGIYCRPSLAEHLDSDAIFEVTRQGFAWFQEKFDYAYPFKKYDQLFVPEFNAGAMENAGAVTIRDQYVFRSKVTDAAYEVRAETILHELAHMWFGDLVTMEWWNDLWLNESFATYTSIACQADAPGSRWPHSWTTFANSMKTWAYRQDQLPSTHPIMAEINDLDDVLVNFDGITYAKGASVLKQLVAYVGQDEFFRGVQAYFKAHAYGNTRLSDLLGSLEEISGRDLKAWSKAWLETAGINVLRPEIETDGEGVITAFAIRQEAPALPTGAKGEPTLRPHRIAVGLYELDEASGKLVRDERVELDVDGELTAVPRLVGKRRPAVVLLNDDDLSYAKVRLDEQSLAFVTEHLGDFEASLPRALCWASAWDMTRDAELATRDYLSLVLSGIGKESDIGVVQSLHRQVKLAVELYADPTAREALLTRWTDATLAHLRAAEAASDHQLAWARAFAATARTPEQLDLLEGLLEGTQTIEGLAVDTELRWSFVQRLAAVGRYDEAEIAGEYGRDRTAAGERHAATARASRPTAEAKAEAWAQVVESDKLPNALQEAVIGGFVQTDQRDLLATYTDKYFEVVKEIWESRSHEIAQQIAIGLYPTVQVSTDTLRKTDTWLTGAEPTAALRRLVSESRSGVERALRAQAADAAAPSA, from the coding sequence GTGCCTGGCACAAACCTGACCCGCGACGAGGCTCAGCAGCGGGCGGCGCTGCTCAGCGTCGACTCGTACGAGATCGATCTCGACCTCTCCGGCGCGCAGGAGGGCGGCACCTACCGGTCCGTGACCACGGTGCGCTTCGATGTCGCCGAGACCGGCGCGGCGTCCTTCATCGACCTGGTGGCCCCGGCGGTCCACGAGGTGACCCTCAACGGCGACGCGCTGGACCCGGCGGAGGTCTTCGCGGACTCCCGGATCGCGCTCCCGGGCCTGCTGCAGGGCCGGAACATCCTGCGGGTCGTGGCCGACGCCGCGTACACCAACACCGGTGAGGGTCTGCACCGGTTCGTCGACCCGGTCGACGACCAGGCCTATCTGTACACCCAGTTCGAGGTCCCGGACGCCCGCCGCGTCTTCGCGTCCTTCGAGCAGCCGGATCTGAAGGCGACCTTCCAGTTCACCGTGAAGGCCCCGTCCGGCTGGACCGTCATCTCCAACTCGCCGACGCCGGAGCCCAAGGACGACGTCTGGGTGTTCGAGCCGACGCCCCGTATCTCGACGTACATCACGGCGCTCGTCGTGGGCCCGTACCACTCCGTGCACAGCGTGTACGAGAAGGACGGGCAGAGCGTGCCGCTCGGCATCTACTGCCGGCCGTCCCTCGCCGAACACCTGGACTCCGACGCGATCTTCGAGGTCACCCGGCAGGGCTTCGCCTGGTTCCAGGAGAAGTTCGACTACGCGTACCCGTTCAAGAAGTACGACCAGCTGTTCGTGCCGGAGTTCAACGCGGGCGCGATGGAGAACGCGGGCGCGGTGACCATCCGCGACCAGTACGTGTTCCGTTCGAAGGTGACGGACGCCGCGTACGAGGTCCGCGCCGAGACCATCCTCCACGAGCTGGCCCACATGTGGTTCGGCGACCTGGTGACGATGGAGTGGTGGAACGACCTCTGGCTGAACGAGTCGTTCGCCACGTACACGTCGATCGCCTGCCAGGCCGACGCGCCGGGCTCGCGGTGGCCGCACTCCTGGACGACGTTCGCCAACTCCATGAAGACCTGGGCGTACCGGCAGGACCAACTGCCGTCCACGCACCCGATCATGGCGGAGATCAACGACCTGGACGACGTCCTCGTCAACTTCGACGGCATCACGTACGCGAAGGGGGCGAGCGTGTTGAAGCAGCTCGTCGCCTATGTCGGCCAGGACGAGTTCTTCCGGGGCGTGCAGGCGTACTTCAAGGCGCACGCGTACGGCAACACGCGACTGTCCGATCTGCTGGGCTCCCTGGAGGAGATCTCGGGCCGCGATCTGAAGGCCTGGTCGAAGGCGTGGCTGGAGACGGCGGGCATCAACGTCCTGCGCCCGGAGATCGAGACGGACGGGGAGGGCGTCATCACGGCCTTCGCGATCCGTCAGGAGGCCCCGGCGCTGCCCACGGGCGCGAAGGGCGAGCCGACGCTCCGCCCGCACCGCATCGCGGTCGGCCTGTACGAACTGGACGAGGCCAGTGGCAAGCTGGTCCGTGACGAGCGCGTCGAGCTGGACGTGGACGGCGAACTGACCGCCGTACCGCGGCTGGTGGGCAAGCGCCGCCCGGCGGTCGTCCTCCTCAACGACGACGACCTCTCCTACGCGAAGGTCCGCCTCGATGAGCAGTCCCTCGCGTTCGTCACCGAGCACCTCGGCGACTTCGAGGCCTCCCTCCCCCGCGCGCTGTGCTGGGCCTCGGCCTGGGACATGACACGTGACGCGGAGCTGGCGACCCGCGACTACCTGTCCCTGGTCCTCTCCGGCATCGGCAAGGAGTCGGACATCGGTGTCGTGCAGTCCCTGCACCGCCAGGTGAAGCTGGCGGTCGAGCTGTACGCCGACCCGACGGCCCGTGAGGCGCTGCTGACCCGCTGGACGGACGCCACGCTCGCGCATCTGCGCGCCGCCGAGGCCGCCTCCGACCACCAGCTGGCCTGGGCCCGCGCGTTCGCCGCGACCGCCCGCACCCCCGAGCAACTGGACCTCCTGGAGGGCCTGTTGGAGGGCACGCAGACGATCGAGGGCCTCGCCGTCGACACCGAGCTGCGCTGGTCCTTCGTGCAGCGGCTCGCGGCGGTGGGCCGGTACGACGAGGCGGAGATCGCCGGCGAGTACGGGCGGGACAGGACGGCCGCCGGTGAGCGGCACGCGGCCACGGCCCGTGCCTCCCGCCCGACCGCCGAGGCCAAGGCGGAGGCCTGGGCCCAGGTCGTCGAGTCGGACAAGCTGCCCAACGCCCTCCAGGAAGCGGTCATCGGCGGCTTCGTCCAGACCGATCAGCGCGATCTGCTCGCCACGTACACCGACAAGTACTTCGAGGTGGTGAAGGAGATCTGGGAGTCCCGCTCCCACGAGATCGCCCAGCAGATCGCCATCGGCCTCTACCCGACCGTCCAGGTCTCGACCGACACCCTGCGCAAGACCGACACCTGGCTGACCGGCGCCGAGCCCACCGCGGCCCTGCGCCGTCTGGTCTCGGAGTCCCGCTCGGGCGTGGAACGCGCCCTGAGGGCCCAGGCGGCGGACGCGGCGGCGCCCTCGGCGTAG
- a CDS encoding EamA family transporter, which produces MTAPTPLTARATPTAGRPPLIALTALAPISWGTTYAVTTEFLPADRPLFTGLARALPAGLLLLALSRRLPSGVWWGKAAVLGALNIGAFFPLLFLSAYRLPGGMAAVVGSVGPLFVAGLATVLLGERPTVRTLLTGIAAALGVSLVVLKAAGALDPVGLVAALASTASMSTGTVLTKRWGRPPGVGPLALTGWQLTAGGLLIAPLTLLIEGAPPALDTRAIGGYLYLALANTAVSYWLWFRGIGRLSATQVTFLGPLSPLTAAVVGWAALGQSLTPLQLLGMTIAFGATVLGQLRPHRTPPRNDRPLAAPRGTAHRPTPTVRRPSGA; this is translated from the coding sequence ATGACCGCGCCCACCCCGCTCACCGCGCGCGCCACGCCCACCGCGGGTCGACCCCCTCTCATCGCCCTCACCGCGCTCGCCCCCATCTCCTGGGGCACCACCTACGCCGTGACGACGGAGTTCCTGCCGGCCGACCGCCCGCTGTTCACGGGCCTGGCGCGGGCGCTGCCGGCGGGGCTGCTGCTTCTGGCGCTCTCGCGCAGGCTGCCCAGCGGGGTCTGGTGGGGGAAGGCCGCGGTGCTGGGCGCGCTGAACATCGGCGCCTTCTTCCCGCTGCTCTTCCTCTCCGCGTACCGGCTGCCGGGCGGTATGGCGGCGGTCGTCGGCTCGGTCGGCCCGCTGTTCGTCGCGGGCCTGGCGACCGTGCTGCTGGGGGAGCGGCCGACCGTACGCACCCTGCTCACCGGGATCGCGGCGGCGCTCGGCGTCAGCCTGGTCGTCCTGAAGGCGGCGGGCGCGCTGGACCCGGTCGGCCTGGTCGCGGCGCTCGCCTCCACCGCCTCCATGTCCACCGGCACGGTCCTGACCAAGCGCTGGGGCCGCCCGCCCGGCGTCGGCCCGCTCGCCCTCACCGGCTGGCAACTGACCGCCGGCGGCCTGCTGATCGCCCCGCTCACCCTGCTGATCGAGGGCGCGCCCCCGGCCCTGGACACCCGGGCGATCGGCGGCTACCTCTACCTCGCCCTCGCCAACACCGCCGTCTCCTACTGGCTCTGGTTCCGGGGCATCGGCCGCCTCTCCGCCACCCAGGTCACCTTCCTCGGCCCCCTCTCCCCCCTGACCGCCGCCGTCGTCGGCTGGGCGGCCCTCGGCCAGTCCCTCACCCCGCTCCAACTCCTCGGCATGACCATCGCCTTCGGCGCGACGGTCCTCGGCCAACTCCGGCCACACCGCACACCGCCACGGAACGACCGCCCACTGGCGGCACCACGCGGCACGGCACACCGGCCGACGCCGACCGTCCGGCGCCCGTCCGGCGCCTGA
- a CDS encoding MarR family winged helix-turn-helix transcriptional regulator, translating to MNARPEPDRPLRDPVDAIIDQWALARPDLDTTAMEVFGRVNRLARTLGDRMEKAYARFGISRGEFDVLATLRRSGEPYTLSPRELSATLMLTTGGMTGRLDKLERADLLRRSPDPHDRRALQVTLTDEGLRLVDDAVAAGLAIQTEALSPLNDEQAGQLAGLLRTLVVGTGA from the coding sequence ATGAACGCGCGCCCCGAGCCCGACCGGCCCCTTCGCGACCCCGTCGACGCGATCATCGACCAGTGGGCGCTCGCCCGGCCCGATCTGGACACCACCGCGATGGAGGTGTTCGGCCGCGTCAACCGGCTCGCACGGACGCTCGGCGACCGGATGGAGAAGGCGTACGCGCGGTTCGGGATCTCGCGCGGCGAGTTCGACGTGCTCGCGACCCTGCGGCGGTCCGGCGAGCCGTACACGCTCTCGCCCCGCGAACTCTCCGCCACCCTGATGCTCACCACCGGCGGGATGACCGGCCGCCTCGACAAGCTCGAACGCGCGGATCTGCTCCGCCGCTCCCCCGACCCGCACGACCGCCGCGCCCTCCAGGTCACCCTGACCGACGAGGGCCTGCGTCTCGTCGACGACGCCGTGGCCGCGGGGCTCGCCATCCAGACCGAGGCGCTCTCCCCGCTGAACGACGAACAGGCCGGCCAGTTGGCCGGCCTGTTGAGGACGCTGGTGGTGGGGACGGGGGCGTAG
- a CDS encoding FAD-dependent monooxygenase, translating into MNGETSERHVIVVGAGPTGLLLAGDLAAAGVPVTLVEKRGHRISNLSRAFVVHARTLEQLDARGLADALEAKGRTLDRINLFGRLSVRLDTLPSRFNHLLVIPQYEVEEVLERRAVEAGVRFRYETEVTAIEQGTDAGTATGVGAGGEEGGVTVVVRTADGGTDRLIAAYVVGTDGHRSAVRTAVGLPFPGKSVIRSVVLADVRLDEEPAQVLTANAVGDAFAFIAPFGDGYHRVIGWHRGHDVPDSEPLGLDEVREITRLALGRDYGMRDARWMSRFHSDERQAPAYRVGRVFLAGDAAHVHTPAGGQGMNTGLQDAANLGWKLAAVLGGHADPALLDTYEAERHPVGRAVLRSSGGIVRLAMAKSPWMLGLRTALTTLVNQVAPVRTRAVGRITGIGYRYAAPRGAHRLVGTRVPDVALITGRLHESLRGGRFVLVTPPGREPEGDRGDRLAVGHWTSDCRTTVLVRPDGYVAWAADDAVDDATVEAALREWLGEPLGESLEPGKPLGSEV; encoded by the coding sequence ATGAACGGAGAGACCAGCGAGCGCCACGTCATCGTCGTGGGCGCGGGCCCCACCGGGTTGTTGCTGGCGGGCGACCTCGCCGCCGCCGGTGTCCCCGTCACGCTCGTCGAGAAGCGAGGTCACCGGATCAGCAACCTCTCCCGGGCCTTCGTCGTGCACGCCCGCACGCTGGAGCAGCTCGACGCCCGGGGCCTCGCCGACGCGCTGGAGGCAAAGGGCCGCACCCTCGACCGCATCAACCTCTTCGGCCGCCTCTCCGTACGCCTCGATACCCTCCCCTCCCGCTTCAACCATCTGCTGGTCATCCCGCAGTACGAGGTGGAGGAGGTCCTGGAGCGCCGGGCGGTGGAGGCCGGGGTGCGGTTCCGGTACGAGACGGAGGTGACCGCCATCGAGCAAGGCACGGACGCGGGCACGGCCACGGGCGTGGGAGCGGGCGGGGAAGAGGGCGGCGTCACGGTCGTCGTCCGCACGGCCGACGGCGGGACGGACCGGCTCATCGCCGCGTACGTCGTCGGGACGGACGGGCACCGCAGCGCGGTCCGTACGGCGGTCGGGCTGCCGTTCCCGGGGAAGTCGGTCATCCGTTCGGTGGTCCTCGCGGACGTACGGCTCGACGAGGAACCCGCCCAGGTGCTGACCGCGAACGCCGTCGGCGACGCCTTCGCCTTCATCGCGCCCTTCGGCGACGGCTACCACCGGGTCATCGGCTGGCACCGGGGCCACGACGTCCCCGACAGCGAGCCGCTCGGCCTCGACGAGGTCAGGGAGATCACCCGGCTCGCCCTCGGCCGTGACTACGGTATGCGCGACGCCCGCTGGATGTCCCGCTTCCACAGCGACGAGCGCCAGGCCCCCGCGTACCGCGTCGGCCGTGTCTTCCTCGCCGGTGACGCCGCCCATGTCCACACCCCGGCCGGCGGGCAGGGCATGAACACCGGTCTCCAGGACGCCGCGAACCTCGGCTGGAAGCTCGCCGCCGTCCTGGGCGGCCACGCGGACCCCGCGCTCCTCGACACCTACGAGGCCGAACGCCACCCCGTCGGCCGGGCCGTGCTCCGCAGCAGCGGGGGCATCGTCCGCCTCGCCATGGCCAAGTCCCCCTGGATGCTGGGGCTCCGCACCGCCCTCACCACCCTGGTCAACCAGGTCGCCCCGGTCCGCACCAGGGCGGTCGGCCGGATCACCGGTATCGGCTACCGGTACGCGGCACCGCGCGGTGCCCACCGCCTGGTCGGCACCCGCGTCCCGGACGTCGCCCTCATCACCGGCCGCCTCCACGAGTCCCTGCGCGGCGGCCGGTTCGTCCTCGTCACCCCGCCCGGCCGGGAGCCCGAGGGTGACCGGGGCGACCGCCTCGCCGTCGGCCACTGGACGAGTGATTGTCGTACGACCGTGCTGGTCCGGCCCGACGGATACGTGGCCTGGGCGGCGGACGACGCCGTCGACGACGCGACGGTCGAGGCGGCGCTGAGGGAGTGGCTGGGGGAGCCGCTGGGGGAGTCGCTGGAGCCGGGGAAGCCGCTGGGCTCCGAGGTGTGA
- a CDS encoding TetR/AcrR family transcriptional regulator, with the protein MTDTEAAPPARTPRRSDATRQAILRAARERFAADGYDRATIRAIAKDARIDPSMVMRYYGSKEGLYAAALDVDLRLPDPDSFDAGDVGRVLVSHFLDLWEENEVLTAMLRVGATNQAGAERMQGVFRDQLLPLARRVCPDPEQAPTRAALCSSQVLGLALARYVLRFGPAVALSREEIVEWLGPTVRRYLTAPRP; encoded by the coding sequence ATGACCGATACGGAAGCCGCGCCTCCCGCGCGAACACCCCGCCGCTCCGACGCCACCCGGCAGGCGATCCTCCGGGCCGCGCGCGAGCGGTTCGCGGCCGACGGGTACGACCGGGCCACCATCCGGGCCATCGCCAAGGACGCGCGGATCGATCCGTCGATGGTCATGCGGTACTACGGCTCGAAGGAGGGCCTGTACGCGGCGGCCCTCGACGTCGATCTGCGGCTGCCGGACCCGGACTCGTTCGACGCGGGGGACGTGGGCCGGGTGCTGGTGAGCCACTTCCTCGACCTCTGGGAGGAGAACGAGGTGCTCACCGCGATGCTCCGGGTCGGCGCGACGAACCAGGCGGGCGCCGAGCGGATGCAGGGTGTCTTCCGGGACCAGTTGCTGCCGCTCGCGCGGCGGGTGTGCCCGGACCCCGAACAGGCGCCGACGCGGGCGGCGCTGTGTTCGTCACAGGTGCTGGGGCTGGCGCTGGCGCGCTATGTCCTGCGGTTCGGGCCGGCCGTCGCGCTGAGCCGTGAGGAGATCGTGGAGTGGCTGGGGCCGACGGTGCGGCGGTATCTCACGGCGCCCCGGCCGTAG
- the malQ gene encoding 4-alpha-glucanotransferase, whose amino-acid sequence MPGTPLARLAALHGVATSYSPSPDRTVAASDGAVVAALAALDVDASTPEAVTAALAARERQLDARLLPPTVVRWADGAPPAALTALPDGTRLRVETEQGEVRTGIENLPPGVHALRATTPDGRTAGTHLVVAPARLPAPPGRTYGLLVQLYSLLSRRSWGMGDLGDLAELTAWAGRALGAGFVQVNPLHAAVPGTPTDPSPYRPSSRRYPDPVHLRVEDIHEYPYAPTPDSLRERAARLRESVLDKGELIDRDAVWDLKREALEQVRAVELGPGRRAAYWDFLAEEGEALEDHATWCALAEVYGSDWQRWPAGLRDPRSAETARARGELMDRVDFHTRLAWLTDAQLGTAQRSARDAGMPIGLVHDLAVGVHPGGADAWAQQEFFAAGMSVGAPPDAFNSRGQDWGLPPWRPDRLAESGYAPYRHLLRALLRHAGALRIDHVMGLFRLWWVPQGQAPTEGTYVRYDADAMLAILVLEASRAGALVIGEDLGTVEPGVREALDARGVLGTSVLWFERDWEGTGRPLPPERWRANCLATATTHDLPPTASRLTCDHVDLRHGLGLLTRSLAEERAEAAADAGEWLALLARLGLLKGAGGGISTTSEEDRIQAVHRFLLRTPARMIGLWLPDTLGDRRPQNLPGTWDQYPNWRLPIADATGRPVTLEDLAASPRLYALVDVLRGGGAS is encoded by the coding sequence ATGCCCGGCACCCCACTGGCCCGGCTCGCCGCACTGCACGGCGTCGCCACCTCCTACAGCCCCTCACCGGACCGTACGGTCGCGGCCTCGGACGGCGCGGTCGTCGCCGCCCTCGCCGCGCTGGACGTCGACGCGAGCACCCCGGAGGCCGTGACGGCCGCCCTCGCGGCACGCGAACGGCAGTTGGACGCACGGCTGTTGCCGCCCACCGTGGTCCGGTGGGCCGACGGCGCGCCGCCCGCCGCGCTGACCGCCCTCCCGGACGGCACCCGGCTGCGCGTCGAGACCGAACAGGGCGAAGTCCGTACCGGCATCGAGAACCTGCCCCCGGGCGTGCACGCCCTGCGCGCCACCACCCCCGACGGCCGCACCGCCGGCACCCACCTCGTCGTGGCCCCGGCCCGGCTGCCCGCCCCGCCCGGCCGCACCTACGGCCTCCTCGTCCAGCTCTACTCGCTCCTCTCGCGCCGCAGCTGGGGCATGGGCGACCTCGGCGACCTCGCCGAACTCACCGCCTGGGCCGGCCGCGCACTCGGCGCCGGATTCGTCCAGGTCAACCCGCTGCACGCGGCCGTCCCCGGCACCCCCACCGACCCCTCCCCGTACCGCCCGTCCTCCCGCCGCTATCCGGACCCGGTCCATCTGCGCGTCGAGGACATCCACGAATACCCGTACGCCCCCACCCCGGACTCCTTGCGGGAACGGGCCGCGCGGCTGCGGGAATCCGTCCTGGACAAGGGTGAGCTGATCGACCGGGACGCCGTGTGGGACCTCAAGCGCGAGGCCCTGGAACAGGTGCGCGCCGTGGAACTCGGCCCCGGGCGACGGGCCGCGTACTGGGACTTCCTCGCCGAGGAGGGCGAGGCGCTGGAGGACCACGCCACCTGGTGCGCGCTCGCCGAGGTCTACGGCTCCGACTGGCAGCGCTGGCCGGCGGGCCTGCGCGACCCGCGCTCCGCCGAGACGGCGCGCGCCCGGGGCGAGCTGATGGACCGCGTCGACTTCCACACCCGGCTGGCCTGGCTGACCGACGCCCAGCTCGGCACCGCGCAGCGCTCCGCGCGCGACGCGGGCATGCCGATCGGACTCGTCCACGACCTGGCCGTCGGCGTGCACCCCGGCGGTGCCGACGCCTGGGCGCAGCAGGAGTTCTTCGCGGCCGGCATGTCCGTCGGCGCGCCCCCCGACGCCTTCAACTCCCGGGGCCAGGACTGGGGCCTGCCGCCCTGGCGCCCCGACCGTCTCGCCGAGTCCGGATACGCCCCCTACCGCCACCTCCTGCGCGCCCTCCTGCGCCATGCGGGCGCCCTCCGCATCGACCACGTCATGGGCCTGTTCCGCCTCTGGTGGGTGCCCCAGGGCCAGGCCCCGACCGAGGGCACCTACGTCCGTTACGACGCGGACGCCATGCTCGCGATCCTGGTCCTGGAGGCGTCACGGGCCGGGGCGCTGGTGATCGGCGAGGATCTCGGCACGGTCGAGCCGGGGGTTCGCGAGGCCCTCGACGCGCGCGGTGTGCTCGGCACGTCCGTCCTGTGGTTCGAGCGCGACTGGGAGGGCACGGGCCGCCCCCTGCCGCCGGAGCGCTGGCGCGCGAACTGTCTCGCCACCGCCACCACGCACGACCTCCCGCCCACGGCGTCCCGGCTGACCTGCGACCACGTCGATCTCCGCCACGGGCTGGGGCTGCTCACCCGTTCGCTGGCCGAGGAGCGGGCCGAGGCCGCGGCCGACGCGGGTGAGTGGCTGGCCCTTCTCGCCCGGCTGGGCCTGCTGAAGGGGGCGGGCGGGGGCATCTCCACGACCTCCGAGGAGGACCGGATCCAGGCTGTCCACCGGTTCCTGCTCCGTACGCCCGCACGCATGATCGGACTCTGGCTCCCCGACACGCTCGGCGACCGGCGTCCGCAGAATCTGCCCGGCACGTGGGATCAGTATCCGAACTGGCGCCTCCCGATCGCCGACGCGACGGGTCGCCCCGTGACACTGGAGGACCTGGCGGCGTCCCCTCGGCTGTACGCGTTGGTGGATGTATTGAGGGGCGGGGGCGCGTCATAG
- a CDS encoding PadR family transcriptional regulator: MSTRHILLGLLAGGPSHGYDLKRRHDERFPQARPLAYGQVYTTLQRLVRDGLAEIDGTEADSGPERTMYRSTAEGARELTAWAGAITPPAPFVTNEIFTKLVVSILAGGDPAAHLRAQRTAHMTRMRELTGVKTAPGADLATVLAADYALNHLDADLRWMNTTAARLTTLTAEVDAA; the protein is encoded by the coding sequence ATGAGCACCCGTCACATCCTGTTGGGGCTGCTCGCCGGTGGGCCGAGCCATGGCTACGACCTCAAGCGACGGCACGACGAACGCTTTCCGCAGGCCCGCCCGCTGGCCTACGGGCAGGTCTACACGACCCTGCAGCGGCTGGTCCGCGACGGGCTCGCCGAGATCGACGGCACCGAGGCGGACAGCGGCCCGGAGCGGACCATGTACCGCTCGACGGCCGAGGGGGCGCGCGAGCTGACCGCGTGGGCCGGGGCGATCACCCCGCCCGCGCCGTTCGTGACCAACGAGATCTTCACCAAGCTCGTCGTCTCGATCCTGGCCGGCGGCGACCCGGCCGCCCACCTCCGGGCGCAGCGCACGGCGCACATGACGCGCATGCGTGAGCTGACCGGCGTGAAGACCGCGCCGGGAGCCGATCTCGCGACCGTGCTCGCGGCGGACTACGCCCTCAACCATCTCGACGCCGATCTCCGCTGGATGAACACCACGGCGGCCCGGCTGACCACCCTGACCGCGGAGGTCGACGCAGCATGA
- a CDS encoding ABC transporter ATP-binding protein — protein MTEKNAGPLPLLAARGLVKAHGRTKALRGASLELGEGEILAVTGASGSGKSTLLHCLAGIVRPDEGAVTYAGKQLDRLPEKELSELRRTDFGVVFQFGQLIPELTAVDNVALPLLLAGTSRQEARERAGAWLERFGVRGQEEQRPGELSGGQAQRVSLARALVTTPRVVFADEPTGALDSLAGEQVMVALTHAARESGTAVLLITHDAQTAAYADREVTLKDGVVVSEAGAALEVSR, from the coding sequence ATGACCGAGAAGAACGCGGGTCCCCTGCCGCTGCTCGCGGCGCGCGGGCTCGTCAAGGCGCACGGCAGGACGAAGGCGCTGCGCGGCGCCTCGCTGGAGCTGGGCGAGGGCGAGATCCTCGCCGTGACCGGGGCCAGCGGCAGCGGGAAGTCCACGTTGCTGCACTGTCTGGCGGGCATCGTCCGGCCGGACGAGGGCGCGGTGACATATGCCGGGAAGCAGCTCGACCGGCTTCCCGAGAAGGAGTTGAGCGAGCTGCGCCGGACGGACTTCGGGGTCGTCTTCCAGTTCGGGCAGCTGATACCCGAGCTGACGGCCGTCGACAATGTCGCGCTGCCGCTGCTGCTGGCCGGCACGTCCCGGCAGGAGGCGCGGGAGCGGGCCGGTGCGTGGCTGGAGCGGTTCGGCGTACGCGGGCAGGAGGAGCAGCGGCCCGGTGAGCTGAGCGGCGGCCAGGCGCAGCGGGTGTCGCTGGCGCGGGCGCTGGTGACCACGCCCAGGGTGGTGTTCGCGGACGAGCCGACCGGGGCGCTGGACTCGCTGGCCGGCGAGCAGGTGATGGTGGCGCTGACGCACGCGGCCCGGGAGTCCGGTACGGCGGTGCTGCTGATCACGCACGACGCGCAGACCGCGGCGTACGCGGACCGCGAGGTCACGCTGAAGGACGGGGTCGTGGTGTCGGAGGCCGGCGCGGCACTGGAGGTGTCCCGGTGA